One Caloenas nicobarica isolate bCalNic1 chromosome 31, bCalNic1.hap1, whole genome shotgun sequence genomic region harbors:
- the TMEM79 gene encoding transmembrane protein 79, which yields MAAADPVLPPEEVALLELRNPALATPLAKLPPAPQEHPGDPDATLPWDRCQHSARGHPEPAETKRRSSPEGGHEAPEEAVPTCPPAEAEDEDVPVMAPHVFVPIDPQCIEQTPGKQKKEPSPWPREGNGGCIPQGDRLPQKPVFLPIGSLRYGDPLSFEGQVAKPLAEGSRCPCARDCGTGNLKAVAAVVGALLLCPCLLYGAYVFLPFDAPLLPSTSARLLYTLRCAAFATFPIVLGMIVSGISRLCLSALEPFGELQQEVEIHRTYVSQSVHLFILYFFNMAVLATYLPQEALKLIPLLTGLFAISRLIYWLSYAIGRSFRAFGFSMTFLPLLAMLVWNLYSMFVLEPENVLALATSKPEESSKDSRAKLRFWG from the exons ATGGCCGCCGCTGACCCCGTCCTGCCCCCGGAGGAGGTGGCTTTGCTGGAGCTGAGGAACCCTGCCCTGGCCACCCCCCTGGCCAAGCTGCCACCAGCCCCGCAGGAACACCCGGGGGACCCCGATGCCACCCTGCCATGGGACCGGTGCCAGCACAGCGCCCGGGGCCACCCGGAGCCCGCGGAGACCAAGAGACGCTCGAGTCCCGAAGGGGGACATGAAGCCCCCGAGGAGGCCGTTCCCACCTGTCCCCCCGCTGAGGCCGAAGATGAGGACGTGCCCGTGATGGCGCCGCACGTCTTTGTGCCCATCGACCCGCAGTGCATCGAGCAGACCCCGGGCAAGCAGAAGAAGGAACCGTCCCCGTGGCCCCGGGAAGGCAACGGGGGCTGCATCCCGCAGGGCGACAGGCTCCCTCAGAAGCCGGTTTTCCTGCCCATCGGCTCCCTGCGCTACGGGGACCCGCTCAGCTTCGAGGGGCAAGTGGCCAAACCGCTGGCTGAGGGCTCGCGGTGCCCGTGTGCCAGGGACTGCGGCACTGGCAACCTGAAGGCCGTGGCCGCGGTGGTGGgggccctgctgctctgcccctgcctcCTCTATGGGGCCTATGTCTTCCTGCCTTTCGACGCCCCGCTGCTGCCCTCCACCAGCGCCCGCCTGCTCTACACGCTGCGCTGCGCCGCCTTTGCCACGTTCCCCATCGTCCTGG GGATGATCGTCAGCGGCATCTCCCGCCTCTGCCTTTCGGCGCTGGAGCCCTttggggagctgcagcaggaggtggaGATCCACCGCACATACGTCTCCCAATCTGTCCACCTCTTCATCCTCTACTTCTTCAACATGGCTGTCCTGGCCACCTACCTCCCACAGGAGGCCCTCAAGCTCATCCCTTTGCTCACGGGGCTTTTCGCCATCTCCCG gTTGATTTACTGGCTGTCCTACGCCATCGGACGCTCCTTCCGCGCCTTCGGCTTCAGCATGACCTTCCTGCCCCTCCTGGCCATGCTGGTCTGGAACCTCTACAGCATGTTCGTCCTGGAGCCTGAAAACGTCCTCGCTTTGGCGACGTCGAAGCCCGAGGAGAGTTCCAAGGACAGCAGGGCCAAACTGCGGTTTTGGGGCTGA
- the SMG5 gene encoding nonsense-mediated mRNA decay factor SMG5: protein MSQGGGAGGESGEPEAKVLHTKRLYRAVVEAVHRLDLILGNKAAYQEVFKPENISLRNKLRELCVKLMFLHPVDYGRKAEELLWRKVYYEVIQLIKTNKKHIHSRSTLECAYRTHLVAGIGFYQHLLLYIQSHYQLELQCCIDWTHVTDPLIGCKKPVSASEKEMEWAQMACHRCLVYLGDLARYQNELAGVDTELLAERFYYQALSVAPQIGMPFNQLGTLAGSKYYNVEATYCYLRCIQSEVSFEGAYGNLKRLYDKAAKMYHQLKKCETRRLSPSKKRGKDIKRLLVSFMYLQSLLQPKSSSLDSELTSLCQSVLEDFNLCLFYLPSPPNLSSTSEDEEEYESGYSFLPDLLIFRMVIICLMSVHSLKRAGSKQYSAAIAFTLALFSHLINHVNIRLQAELEEGENPVPAFQSDGTDDQEPREPLNSIEKEAEAHVANHQPSEEQRKNDCKKSKKYSRLSCLRRRRHPQKVDESDLSEGFDSDSSQGSTKGSDGSESGSEKSDVEAEAAFDVETDSDMNSQESRSDLEDMEDEPGEEGSGRGKSGPKEALKNCVDGSGLGDSKSPSVSKSEAVDPAVNGPASLSANDASIASNLQAMSTQLFQTKRCFRLAPTFSNILLKPNSEPPVLKDGIESKPCVNGDLEKPSLAEQDDVSESEESISSYKSCRNERSLQEKLEIVTNEGLLLTVKVFLDWLRTNTDLIIMCAQSSQSLWNRLSVLLNLLPSAADLQESGLALCNEVKDILSGAELPDLKANLLLPEDVALRNLPPLKNAHKRFNFEQDRPIFSAVEESVVRICCIRSFGHFITHLQGSILQFNAELGIFISIAQSEQDNLLHQAQAQFHMAAEEARRNRLMRDMAQLRLQLEVSQLEGSLQQPKAQSAMSPYLVPDTQALCQHLAVVKQLAASGRFIIIIPRTVIDGLDFLKKENAGARDSIRYLEAEFKKGNRYIRCQKDVGKSFERHKLKRQDLDAWNLYKILDSCKQLTVSQGNGEDDTAGMVTIVTGFQLEDRSAFSAPMQSAIQAAANASVEIKNVLEFYKQWKEMG from the exons ATGAGCcagggcggcggggccggcggcgagAGCGGCGAGCCGGAGGCCAAGGTGCTGCACACCAAGCGGCTGTACCG AGCGGTGGTGGAGGCCGTTCACCGTTTGGATCTCATCCTTGGGAATAAGGCAGCGTATCAAGAAGTGTTCAAGCCAGAGAACATCAGCTTAAGGAACAA GCTGCGGGAGCTGTGTGTGAAGCTGATGTTCTTGCATCCAGTGGAttatggaagaaaagcagaagaactgCTCTGGAGAAAAGTTTACTATGAAGTTATCCAgctcattaaaacaaataaaaag caCATCCACAGCCGTAGCACTCTGGAGTGCGCGTACCGGACTCACTTAGTTGCTGGCATAGGATTTTACCAGCACCTTCTGCTCTACATCCAGTCCCACtaccagctggagctgcagtgctgcatcGACTGGACACACGTCACGGACCCTCTCATAG GCTGCAAGAAACCCGTGTCTGCGTCAGAGAAGGAGATGGAGTGGGCACAGATGGCGTGTCACAGGTGTCTGGTTTATCTGGGAGATCTGG CTCGCTACCAGAACGAACTGGCAGGTGtggacacagagctgctggctgAGCGATTTTACTATCAAGCTCTTTCTGTTGCACCACAAATTG GGATGCCCTTTAACCAGCTGGGGACGCTGGCAGGGAGCAAATACTACAATGTGGAAGCGACTTATTGCTACTTACGCTG TATCCAGTCTGAAGTGTCCTTTGAAGGTGCCTATGGGAACCTGAAGCGGCTCTATGACAAAGCAGCCAAAATGTATCACCAGTTGAAGAAATGTGAAACCAGGAGGTTGTCTCCGAGCAAGAAACg AGGCAAAGACATTAAGAGGTTGCTGGTGAGCTTTATGTACCTGCAGAGTCTTCTGCAGCCAAAAAGCAG CTCTCTGGATTCTGAGCTGACATCTCTCTGCCAGTCTGTGCTGGAGGATTTCAACCTGTGCTTGTTCTACCTGCCTTCTCCTCCTAATCTGAGTTCAACTagtgaagatgaagaagagtATGAGAGTGGCTACTCCTTCCTTCCTGATCTCCTCATCTTTCGCATGGTGATCATCTGCCTCATGAGTGTTCACAGCCTCAAGAGGGCAG GTTCGAAGCAGTACAGTGCAGCCATTGCTTTCACGCTGGCCCTCTTCTCTCATCTGATCAATCACGTCAATATTCGCCTGCAGGCAGAACTAGAAGAAGGGGAGAATCCAGTCCCAGCCTTTCAGAGCGATGGCACAG ATGACCAGGAGCCACGGGAGCCGTTGAACTCGATTGAGAAGGAAGCTGAAGCCCACGTGGCAAATCATCAGCCCAGCGAAGAGCAGCGGAAGAATGActgcaagaaaagcaagaaatactCACGCCTTTCCTGTTTGCGTCGCCGCCGCCACCCCCAGAAGGTGGATGAGAGTGACCTGAGCGAGGGCTTCGATTCGGACTCTAGCCAGGGCTCCACAAAGGGCAGCGATGGCTCAGAAAGCGGCTCAGAGAAGAGTGACGTGgaagcagaagctgcttttgATGTGGAGACGGACTCTGACATGAACAGCCAAGAATCTCGCTCCGACTTGGAGGACATGGAGGATGAGCCGGGTGAGGAGGGAAGCGGCCGAGGCAAAAGTGGGCCCAAGGAGGCCTTAAAAAACTGTGTGGATGGCAGCGGACTGGGGGACTCCAAGAGCCCGAGTGTTTCTAAAAGCGAGGCTGTGGACCCGGCCGTCAATGggccagcatccctgagtgcTAATGACGCGAGCATAGCCAGTAACCTCCAGGCCATGTCCACCCAGCTGTTTCAGACCAAACGCTGCTTTCGCTTGGCTCCCACTTTCAGCAACATCCTTCTGAAACCCAACAGTGAGCCGCCTGTCCTGAAGGATGGAATCGAAAGCAAACCGTGTGTCAATGGAGATCTAGAGAAGCCCAGCTTGGCAGAGCAAG atgaTGTGTCTGAATCGGAGGAGAGCATTTCGAGTTACAAATCCTGCAGAAACGAGCGATCCCTTCAAGAGAAGCTGGAGATCGTGACCAACGAAGGGCTGCTTCTCACTGTCAAGGTGTTCCTGGACTGGCTGAGGACAAACACAGACCTCATCATCATGTGTGCTCAG AGCTCCCAGAGCCTGTGGAACAGGCTGTCTGTGCTCCTCAAccttctgccttctgctgccgACCTGCAGGAATCAG GGCTGGCCCTGTGTAATGAAgtcaaggacattctgagcggTGCTGAGCTCCCAGACCTGAAAGCCAACTTGCTCCTCCCAGAAGATGTGGCCCTGCGAAATCTTCCCCCTCTGAAAAATGCACACAAGAGGTTTAACTTTGAGCAGGACCGGCCCATTTTCTCAGCGGTTGAGGAG TCTGTTGTTCGGATTTGCTGCATTCGGAGCTTCGGCCACTTCATTACCCACTTGCAAGGCAGCATCCTGCAGTTCAACGCGGAGCTTGGGATCTTCATCAGCATAGCACAGTCGGAGCAAGACAACTTGCTGCACCAGGCCCAAGCCCAGTTTCACATG GCTGCAGAGGAAGCTCGTCGGAACAGGCTAATGAGAGATATGGCTCAGCTCCGACTGCAG ctggaggTTTCTCAGCTGGAGGGGAGTCTCCAGCAGCCCAAAGCACAGTCGGCCATGTCACCTTATCTTGTCCCGGACACCCAGGCCCTCTGCCAGCACCTGGCTGTTGTCAAGCAGCTGGCCGCCAGCGGGAGGTTCATCATCATTATCCCTCGAACAG TGATTGATGGCTTAGACTTCCTGAAAAAGGAGAACGCAGGTGCTCGGGACAGCATCCGGTATCTGGAGGCAGAatttaaaaagggaaacag GTACATTCGTTGCCAGAAAGATGTGGGGAAGAGCTTTGAGAGGCACAAATTGAAGAGACAAGATTTAGATGCCTG